Part of the Thermococcus sp. 18S1 genome, GGTCGTCCCCTTCAACCCACATGCGCTTCCTGATGAGCCTTACATACCAGCGGCTCAGGTCCTCAACGACGAAGTGGTATATCGCCCTGGTGGCCCTTGTGAGCCTGAAGGTCTCTATTCCTTCAGTGACCTCACCTATGAGGCTGTTGACCCTGCTGAGTATCCATCTGTCCTCCTCGCGGAACGGAAGCTCCTCCGGCTTGAGCTTCGTCGGGTCGAAGTTGTCGAGGCTCATGTAGGTGGCGCTGAGAACGTAGACGTTCCAGAGTATGTTGAGCATCCTCTTGACCTGTGCCAATCCCTTCCAGCTGAAACGCAGGTTCTCCCACGGGTTGGTCGCCCAGAGCATGTAGAACCTGAAGGGGTCCCTTCCCTCCTTCTGGACGACCTCCTCTGGCCTTATTATGTTGCCGAGGCTCTTGCTCATCTTGTCGCCCTTCTCGTCCAAGACATAGCCGTGCATCGCCACGTGCCTGTAGGGGACTGTGTCGAAGGCTATAACTGAAGCCGCCTGCTGGGAGTAGAACCACTTGGTGACCTGGTCCTCACCCTCGACTATGAAGTCGGCAGGCCAGAGCTTCCTGAAGTTCTCCTCCGTCCTCGGGTAGTCGAGGGAGGCCCAGCTCGCTATTCCGCTGTCGAACCAGACGTCAACGACGTCTTTAACGCGCTTCATCTCCTTGCCGTTGACCTTTATGATGAAGGCATCGACGTAAGGCCTGTGGAGGTCCTCCGGGCCGAGCTTCTCCTCTATGACCCTGAGCTTCTCCTCATAGCTCTCCGGAAGCTCTATCCTCTCGCCGTTAACCTCTATCGCAACGCTGAGCTCCACAAGCTCCTTGAAGCTTCCAACGACGTGTATCTCGCCGTCCTCGGCCTGCCATATCGGGAGGGGTATTCCCCAGTACCTCTGCCTGCTTATGACCCAGTCGCCCGAGTTGAGGACACCGTTGTCGTAGCGCACCTTGACCCAGTCGGGGTACCAGGTCACCTTCTCGTCGTTCTCCTTGATTATGAGGTCTTTGACCTTGCTGACCTTGAGGAACCACTGGTCTGTTGCACGGAATATGAGCGGGGTCTTACAGCGCCAGCAGTGCGGGTACTTGTGCTCTATCGTTCCGGCCTTCACGAGGTAGCCCTTGGTCTTGAGGTGCTCTATTATCTCCGGATCGGCGTCCTTGACATAGGTTCCCTTCCAGTGGCCCTCGGTGTAGCGTCCCTCATCGTCGACCGGGCTGTAGACGGGCAGGCCATAGGCCCTTCCTACCTCATAGTCCTCCTCACCGTGGCCGGGGGCTGTGTGGACTAAGCCGGTACCGTCGCCAAGGGTTACGTGCTCGCCGAGGATTACGCGGTGCGCCCACTCGTACTTCTCGCGGAACTCCTTCTGGGCCGGGTACTCGTCCATGAGGACGTGGACGTAGCGGAGCCCCTCAAGCTCCTCTCCCTTGAACTCCTCAACTATCTCGCCCTTGACGCCGACTTCGCCCAGAACCCTCTCCACGAGGGCCTTCGCTATTATCCAGTACTCCTCGCCCTCCTCGCTCTCGACCTTAACTTTGGCGTAGTCGTAGTCCGCGTGAACGGTGACGGCAAGGTTGGCCGGGAGGGTCCACGGTGTCGTCGTCCAGATGAGGAGGTACTCGTTCTCCCTGCCCTCTATCGGGAACTTGACGTATATGCTCGGGTCCTCCCTTATCTTGTACTCGCCGCGAACCTCGTGCTCGGCCAGGGCGGTCTCACAGCGCGGGCACCAGTGGAGGACGCGCTTGTCCTTCTCAAGCAGGCCCTTCTCGTGGGCCCTCTTGAGTGTGAACCAGCCTGATTCGATGTACTCGTTCTTTATGGTCATGTAGGGGTTGTCCCAGTCCATCCAGACGCCGAGCTGCCTGAACTGTCCGGTCATCACTTTGAGGTTGTTGAGGGCGAACTCCTTACACTTGCGTATGAAGTTGTCGACGCCTATCTCGGTCTCTATGTCCTTCTTGGTCTTGAGGCCGAGGGCCTGCTCGACCTTGACCTCTATCGGGAGGCCGTGCATGTCGAAGCCCGGCTGCCTGCGGACGTTGTAGCCCTGCATCGTCCTGAACCTTATCACCATGTCCTTGATTATCTTGTTCCAGGCCGTTCCGAGGTGTATTGCACCGCTGACGTAGGGCGGCCCGTCGAGGAAGTAGTATTTCGGGCCGTTCTGGCGCAGGGATTTCACTTTCTCGTAGGTGTTGTTCTCCTCCCAAAAGCGCTCGACCTTTTCCTCAAGCTTCCCTGGGGTATACTCCCTAAACTCCGGTTCCTTTATCATGTCAAAACCCTCCAGAAATGATCTTTAGGATGGACTACCCTAGAACAGGGGGACTCAAGCCGCGAAACGGGCGAAGCGAAGGATAAAACACTCCCCCCTCATGGGCATCGGGGCAAAATTGGGGAGCGAGCTTATAAGGTTTTCGTGTCCCCTGCCGGGGATCAGCTCCCGCAGTGATGGGGACATCACATGCTACTTTACATTTGGTATGCAGTATTTGCAATTCTCTCCCAATTAGGATTTTACTTTTTTGCAGATACCACATGTTGCGCATTAAGGTTTTGGATATCTTTCAATTTATTATGTCAATTCCGTTTGTTTGAAAATATGATGAAATAATGCGAACTTTTTTATTATTGGGACTTTTAGTAACGAAAATTTTAAATAACATTTCTTTAGTATATATTCACGGAGATAAAAATTGTGCCAAAATTTGAACTTGCCCCTGCTGAAATCGAACCCTCCGATGATCGAATTTGAACAACTCCTTCCGAGGAGGGAGGGGCCATGGCAGGGGCGAAGGTCTGGAAGGCCCTCTTCGTGATGTTTGTTAGTATGGCTCTGGTAGCGGTGCCTTTTGTCAGCGCTGGTACTGAGGCCAACAGCGGCGGGCAGTTCAGCATTGGTTCAGTGGCCCCGCAGATAACTCAGGTCAAGTTCTACCAGGAAGACCACACCACCGAGACCACTACCGCCACCCCTGGCAATAAGTACTGGATTGACATAACTATCAGCGACCTCAACACAATGGACGATATCAAGGAGATAACCATATGGTTCTACTATGACACCAACAACACCAAAGTCGGTGGACTTCCAGCTGGAGATACCAGCTCCAGCAGCTATGTGATACTCAAGTACGTCAGGACTCCCTACAGCGACCAGGCTGGAACCTGGAAGTTCTACGACGCCCTTGGAAACGAGCTTGGAACCACCTTCGGAACCTGGCAGATTGTGAACCAGAGCGACCCGACCGTCTGGGAGCAGAGCACTGGGACCTTCAGCGTTGAGATAGTCGTTGGCAAGACCGCCAAGGAGGCCAACGACGGCATAGCCCCGGGTGACTGGGACTTCCAGGTCAAGGTTAAGGACGATGCCAACCTTGAGAGCTCCGCCTACACCGGCTACGGCTACACCATAAACTGGTACGGTGAGATATACGTTACCCCGAACTTCGCCTTCGGTACCGTCAGCCCGCAGAGCAACGACAATCCTGTGATGTCACCGAGTACTGGATACCTGGACGTCTACGTGGTCAGCAACGGTAACTACGACGTCCAGACAAAGAGCGACGTGAACTGGACCGGCGTCAGTGACAACACCCTGAAGGTTAATGTGGTCACCGCACCGCCCGGGGACGGCCAGATACTCCTCAAGATAAACACCAACAACGATGCCACCACAGCCAACGCCATAGCCACCACGTACACCGTCTGGCTCGACAATCAGAACGGTCCGACTAGCGATGGAAGCGCCGCCAACGGGCAGGGTGCCCACCACTACGCCTACATCTGGCTCGACGTTGGTAACAACATCGCCCAGGATACCTACGTTGGACATGTATACTTCCAGGTGACCAACGCCTGAAGCCTCTAAACCTTTCTCTTTTTGATTTTTGCAGGGGGTTTTCTGTTGTCAAGCCATCTTCTGCCACGGCGATTCACCACAGGATTTAAATACTTTAAGTGTTTAAAATTTGTGGGGGTGGTTCGATGAAGCGGGCGGTGTTGGGTCTGTTACCGCTCCTCCTGGTTCTTCTGACTGCCTCAATGGTCGCGGCGTACATCGGTGTCTCGGGCGATTTCTACGCGCACATGTACCAGGTTCCCATTGGGGGCACTGTCAGCGGCTCAAAGGTCGTCATCAGCAACCCCTCCAACGAAACCATTCACGTTAGGATGGTGTATCAGGTGGATCCCCAGACCGACCTATTGAGGGTGGAGTTCTCGGAGAAAGAGTTCACGCTTGAGCCTGGAGAAAGGAAGGTCATCTACGTCACCCTAAAAGCTGCCCAGAACTGTCCTCCTGGGAACTACACCGTTGTGGTGGGTGGTGAGGAGATAAAGCAGGTTGGAAACGAGAGCATAGCAACGCCATCGGGCGCCCTAAAGGCCACCGTGGTCGTGACGGGGGAGGGTTCAACCATTCGGGTGGTTGTGGTTGACGTTACTGGAAACGTGGTCCCGGTTGATACCGTACTTCTTTCCCTCCCATCTAAGTATCAGATAGAACGCACGGACACCGGTAGGCTGGAGGCGGTGGTGGCACCCGGAAAGTACCGCGTTGAGGCGTACCTCGCCGGCAATTTCCTGAACTCCACTGAGTTTGAGGTCGGCCCGAACGAAGAGAAGGAGGTTAAACTGGTTGTCAGGACGGTTTACTTCCTGGCCTTTGACGCCGCTCCCGCCACGAACACCGAGGGCAGGATAGGCTACGCGTACATTGTTTCAACCGTCCGCAACCTGTTCCGGCCCCTCAAGAACGCGGAGATAGTCCTAAGCGTTGCCTATAATGGGAAGCCGTTGGAGAACGTCAGCGTCTCGAAGATACCCCTCCTTCCCCTCAATGACACGGAGTTCAAGTACAACTACGTCCCCACCGATGGATGGAAGCCTGGGACGTACTCCTTCCAGATACTCCTCTACTCAAACGGGCAGCTCTATGCCAGGACGGACGTTAAGAGCCTTGAAGTAACCCCCGAGATGGCCGGTGTCAGCGCGGCCCCTGGCCCCGGAGTGGCGGGGGGAGAGGAGAACAGCTATCTCTACATCGGCCTGGCCGCAGTGTTGGTGGTTTTGGTGACGCTGTTCCTGATGAGGAAGAAGGGCCCCATAAAGGTCGTTGATGCCCAGGCTGGGGATGGTAAGCTGAAGGTGAGGGTTGAGAACACCTCCAAGAATGACGCGATGCTGTTGCGCCTCAGGGTTCTCGCACTGCCCAGCAAAGTCGAGGTGGCAGACATCAAGAAGCCCAAACTTGTGGATGGCTCAAAGAAGCTGAAAGGGAAGGGCACCGGAACGATTGAAGTTTCGGACGAGGATGGCTCCATCAGAGAGGCAATGGAGAGCGGGGGAGTTATCGTTAGGGTTGAGACCAACATAGGCGTCGGCGAGGCAAAGTTCAAGGTTTAGCCTCTTTCATCTTTTCTAATCTCGTTCCATATTCCTGCCATTATCAGCGCGGCGCCCAGGTAACCCTTGACGCTGAGGACTTCCCCTATCGTTATGAACGCCGCTATGTGCCCGAAAATTGGCTCCGCGGAGTATATCAGCGCGGCTTTGTGGGCCTTCGTGTTCCTCTGGTGCTTCACCTGGAGGGTGAACGCTATAACCGTCGCGAACAGCGAGGTGTAGAGCACCCCCGCCCACGGTAGCGGGTCTCTGGGAAACGTGAAGGGCTCGAAGAGCAGTGCAAAGGTCAGTGAGAAGACGAAGTTCCAGGTTATCTGCCAGAAGGCTAAGCTGAGATAGTCCTTCTCCCCGAACTTCTGGACTAGGACTATCTGGAAGGCGAAGCTGAGGGCGCAGAGAACCGTAAGCAGGTCGCCGTAGTTGAAGTCCAGGCTCGCCCCGGAAATTAAGTAGAGACCGGTCAGCGCTATTGCAAGCGATGCTATGTCCCTGAGCTTGAGCCTATCCCGGAGAATGAAATACGCTATGAAGGGCGTGAAGACGACGTAGAGCGAAGTTATGAATGCGGAGTTCGAGGCCGTGGTGTATTTGAGTCCCACTATCTGGAAGCCGTGGCCGAAGAAGAGGGTAAGCCCGAGGATGAAGCCCTCCCTGAAGGTCTCCCTCCTCAAAACCTTCGACCTGAAGAGGACGAGCATCAGGAGCGACGCTGTGCCGAAGCGATATGCCAAGAAGAGTATCGGCGGCAGGTAATCGAGGCTAACCTTCATCGCCGGAAAGGTAAACCCCCATATCGCGGTGATACCGAGGAGTACGAGCTCGGAGCGGTTCATCGCGTTCTGTAGTGCCTTCTCTTTTATAAGGTCTTCCCTTCGCATAAACCTGCATCTGCACGCTTCGGCGCACTTTCACAAGGATTATATATGATGGGTTCCAACTATGGAATTAGGTGTTCCCAATGGGTGACGAAGTGGTAGAGAAGATGTGGATTCTGATAACCCTGGACAAGTGCAGTGGCTGCAGACTGTGCGAGGTAGCCTGCTCCCTGGAGCACGAGGGAATAATATGGCCAGAGGCATCGCGTATAAGGATATACGAGCTTCTGCCCGGCGTCAACGTCCCCCACACATGCGTTCAGTGTCCAGACTACCCGTGCGTGAAGGCGTGCAACTTCGATGCGCTGAGCGTCGATGAGAAAACCGGTGCCGTGCTCGTAAACGAGGAGAAGTGCACCGAGTGCGGAGCGTGTGTTCTGGCGTGCCCCGGCAACGTCCCGAGAATTCCGGTTGGCAAGGGCAGCGTGGTAATCTGCGACCTCTGCGGAGGAAGCCCGAAGTGCGTCGAAGTCTGTCATGAAGCCGGGCACGATGCACTGGTTCTCGTGAAAGGCCAGTACCGCTCGGTGTACAGGACTTTTGCCAAGGATCCGGTTGAGAAGAGCACCGAGCTGGCGAGGAAGATGTACGGGGAGGAGTTCCTGGGGTGATGGAGATGAAGGGCTACGCTGGAAAGCTTCTGGACGTTGATCTGAGCACAGGAAACGTGAAAACCGTCGAGCTGGACGAGGAAATGCTCCGCTTCTACGGCGGCAGGGGTCTCGGCACGTACATCCTGTGGAAGGAGTTCGGAGAGAAGTGGGAAGGGGTCGATCCCCTAGGCGAGGAGAACCTCCTGCTGATCCTCACCGGCCCGCTGACGGGCTACTACCCGGGGATAAAGACGGCGGTAGTGGCCAAATCCCCCGAGAGCAACGGCATAGTGGGAAGCGTCCTCAGCAGCGAGGTGGGAATAGAGCTTAAGGCGAGCGGCTACGACGGAATAATAATCCGGGGAAGGGCAAAGGAGCCCGTCTATCTTTTCATCAACGACGATGAGGTTGAGATAAGGGACGCCTCGAAGTACTGGGGCATGGGCGGGGTGGAGCTTCACAAGACCCTGCTGAAGGAAGTTCACGACGAGCTGAGGAAGAAGGCCAAGCTGAGGGGTGTCCCGAAGGAGCCCGCGATGATGTACATCGGCAGGGGCGGGGAAAGGAAGGTGCGCTTCGCCGCCATAATGAGCAAGCTGATGCACGCCGCAGGCTACGGCGGCTTCGGTGCGGTGATGGGAAGCAAGAACCTCAAGGCCGTGCTCGTTAAGGGCAACAAGGCCCTGCCGGAAGTCCATGACAGAGAGAAGTTCAAGTCCCTTCTCAGGGAGTTCCAGAGGGAACTTCTGACGCTCACCACCTTCCGCCAGTGGGGAACGGGGGCTGGAGGCTACAGCGTCGGCAAGGACCGCTCAAGCCAGCCGGTCAGGAACTGGCAGGAGGAGTACCACGACGATGAGAGGATAAGCGTGGTAAACTTCGAGCTCAAGGCCTGGATAAAGAAGTACTGGGCAGACTACGGCTGTCCCGTGAACTGCATGAAGATATCCTACCTCCGCTACGGCGAGTACAAGGGCTCGATAACCGACGCCCCGGACTACGAGCTGATGGCCTACGTGGGAACCAACCTCGGAATATTCGAGCCCGAGAAGGTCGTCTACCTCTCATACCTCGTCGATGAGCTCGGTCTGGACGGCATAAACGCGGGCAACGTCCTCGGCTTTGCCGCCGAGCTTTACCAGCGCGGAATCCTGACGGAGGAGGACATCGGCTTCAAGCTTGAGTGGGGCGACGAGAAGGCCTTCGCAAAGCTCCTTGAGCTTATAGTGGAGAGGAAGGGCATCGGGGAAATCCTGGCCGAGGGAACCTACCGCGCGGCGAGAAGAATCTCCGAGATGAAGGGCGTCGATGCGATGAGATACGCAGTCCACGTCAAGGGCATCGGCGTCGGTGCCCACGGAATAAGGAGCGACCTCGATTATACGAGGGATATAAGCTACGCCGTCTCGGTTCAGGGAGGCGACCACACAGCAACAGCAGGTTTGCCGGCGAGGAGCTACGAGGGCGAACTCGTCAATGCCTTCTACGACTCGGCCGTTATCTGCATGTTCACGACGAGGCCCGGCTTCGAGAGGATCCTTGAGTTCGGAAACGCGGTTACGGGCTTTGAACTGACGCCTGAAAAGTGGTTCAACGAAACCGGCCTGAGGATAATCCACCTCCAGAGGATTCTGCTCCTCCTCGGAGGGCCCGACGTCCACTGGGATCCGCGGAAGGACGACGACAACCCGCCGAGGTTCTACGAGCCCCTCCCGACCGGGCCGGTCAAGGGCAGGGCACCCAGCAGGGAGGAGATAAGCGAGAAGGTTCGCCAGTACTACGAGCAGGTTGGCTACGACGAGCACGGGATTCCGAAGGAAGAAGTTCTGGAGGAACTCGGGCTTGGAGAGGCAAAGCGCGAGGTGAAGCGCATAAGGGAGCGCCTCGGCCTCTGAACGGTGGTCTTCATGAGGGTAACGCTGATACTCTACGGGGAGCACGCCCTAAAACACGGCTCGCAGAGGGAGCTTGAGGTCGAGGAAGGCAAAAGGGTGGGTGAACTCCTAAGGGAGCTGGGAATAGGGACGGACGAGCACCACATCCTGGTGAACGAGAAGAGGGTGGAGGAGAGCCATCCCCTCAGGGAGGGCGACAGAATCAAGGTGCTCCCGGTGGTCTACGGCGGCTCACTCCCCGGGCCCGTGGACGCAGGACATGTTCATAGCCAGGAGCATCTCGACGTAGCCTGACTCAAGGTTCTCCTTTATTTTATCCGCCAGTGCCGTGAACTCCTCAAGGGTGAGCGGTCTTTTGTTCTTCAGCCACTTGATTTTTCCGTCGTTCTTGTCGAGTATGACTATCTCCCCCTCCGTGATCAGGGGCACGTAGTTCATCTTTATCCCGTACAGCTCCTCGGCAAACGCTAACTTTGCCCTTATGAGTTCGAGGTAGTTGGCAAGGTCTTCGCCGAGAATCAGCCTGAATTCGCGCTCCATTTTCCCACCGTTGGAATCTCAATGCACAGGTTTATTAATCTATCGGGCACATATGGGTAAAAATGCCCTTTAATTTTTCCGAAATCCAAATAAGTGCCAGCGATGTATCACTCTCGGTGAGACAATGGAGATGAAGTACGCACACCACTTCCACGCCTACCAGCCCGGCGACATAGTTTACGTTAAAGACGGTGACGGCTCGGGGCCGATAGAATACGAGGAGAGGAAGAGCCCCGTCGCGATAAAGATCCGCGGGGAGGAGGTTAAGGGAGAGAACTGGACGAGAGCGATGATCTACTCCTACGAGCACATAGCCGACACCCTCTCGCGCATGAAGGGGGTTAGCATTGACATAGAACCCTTCACGTTTCTGATGCTCCTCCGCTACCGCAGAAACGCCTTTGATGATGCCGTCGAGCTTCTACGGAGGTTTGACGCCGTTCCGACAACACCATTTCACCCGATAGTTCCCCACCTCGACGAATTCGAGGAGAGAATCCTTGCGAGGGTTTCCTTCGACTTCTACGCCCCGCTGATTGAGAATAAGCCTGTAATCGGCTACTGGCTTCCCGAGGCGGTGATAACGAGAAGAACGGCCCAGATAATCGAGTCCCAAACGGACAGGAAGCTGGTCTTTCTTCTCGACGAGAGGCAGCTCCTCTACGACTTTCCCCAGGCGAAGCACTCCTGCAACCGCTATGGCAACTCCTTCGTCTTCGGGAGGGAATGGCACATAAGCGACGCCTTCGCCTTCAACACCCTTGACGTCCCAGGTTTGATCTCGGCTACCCTATCCTACCGCGACGACCACAAGGAAAACCTGGGCGTTCCCTACCTGATATTCACCGCCAGCGACCTTGAGAGCCTGCTCGGCAATCCGGCACAGCTCGACCGCTTCACCGCTTGGATGGAAGGACTTGAGAGGAATGGCGTCGAGAGGGTCTCGGCGATGGAGTTCGTGAGGAAGAAGCTCTCGGGCGAGTCCAATCGCTTGGACGGCGAGTGCTCCTTCGAGATGGGTGTTAAGGACTACTCCGCCTGGAGCGACTACTTCGACCTGAGCACCGACGGCAAGACGAGCGATTCCCGCTGGCTGGGATACAGGAGGGCCGATGGAAAGGTTTTCGCGAGAGAAGTGAACGGTAGGAAGATTTCTCAGCTCTGGAAGGTCGCCTTCACGAGGCTCTTTGAGGAGCTCAACAGAACCGTCAGGCTGGGGGTTCTGAAGGGCCTCGAAGAGCTTGAGGCCAATCCAGAGGAGTTCCTCGTCCGCTACGCGAGGGTTTTCTTCAGGGACTACTACGATTACTTCGGCATGGAAACCTCACTCGATTACGTGCTTGAACCGGCCAACGGCGAGGGGAACGCCTTAAGGCTCGGCAGGATCTACTACCTGATGCTTCTCGCCAACCACTCCTGCCCGCGTTTCTGGGAGAACCTCGATACACGCGTCGCCTTCGGCAACGTCTCGGTCATGGCAAAGGCCCTCGTTGAGCTGATGGAGTACTTCGACGGCAGTGAACTCCAGAGCCTCTTCGTGGAGGCGTATCTTAAGCTCCTCAACTTTGAGAGCCTCTACCACCTCTGGAACCTCTCTGCCATGCCCTCCCTTGAGGGCTGGGAGACGGGCGAGGAGGCGTGGCTCGATGCGTTGAAACATGAGGTCCCCAACAGCGGATACAACGTCGTGACGAGGGCAGCTCTCTACGTTGGAAAGCGCGACCTGAGGGGTGAGCTGGGGAACCTGATAGGGCACTACAACCTCGACTGGGCCGTAGCGGATACCGGCCACATCCCGGGCGAGGTTCACGGGGAGTGGGAGAATCGTGAGTGGTGTGAACACAGAGGATGAATGACTTCATTGTCTCTGACGTTTGGTTATTTAATTTTGTTGGCCTAACCTTTAAAACTTGGGAATACCATACAAAGACGATCTTGGGATGGAGGGGATGGTGTTGGAGGAAAAGAAACGCCGTGAGAGGGAGCTGTCCATCCTTGGTCCCATGTTGATAAAGCTCGGTGGGAAGGAGTACCTTAGGCTCAAACACATACTCGAGGACGCGGAAAAGAAGGGAGTGGGGAAGAAAACCCTACTGCTGGCCTTTCAGATTCCACTTCTCTCTGCTCAGGAAGAGGTGGGCCTCGTCCTCCAGCTCCTTCGGGACGTAGTCTAGCATTATTTCAGCTTTCCTTATGTTTTCTCTAACCCTTTTTCCCATGGCAACCTGGTTCTTCTCCATGAGTTCAATGATGACCTCGGCTATATCCTCCTTTACGGTTTTTTCCGCGAAGAGCCTCTTTCCAATAATCCACACCCGCTCGTTCTTCCTGTAGAAGTCCCGACCCCGTTCTGTGAAGAACTCGGGCCCGGGCTTTATCGTAACCCTCTCCCTTTCCCTCCTGTCCACCTCGAGCATTATGAACGCTTTACCGTCCTCGTGCCCGACGTTCCAGCCGAGAACTTTGAAACCTTC contains:
- the ileS gene encoding isoleucine--tRNA ligase, with product MIKEPEFREYTPGKLEEKVERFWEENNTYEKVKSLRQNGPKYYFLDGPPYVSGAIHLGTAWNKIIKDMVIRFRTMQGYNVRRQPGFDMHGLPIEVKVEQALGLKTKKDIETEIGVDNFIRKCKEFALNNLKVMTGQFRQLGVWMDWDNPYMTIKNEYIESGWFTLKRAHEKGLLEKDKRVLHWCPRCETALAEHEVRGEYKIREDPSIYVKFPIEGRENEYLLIWTTTPWTLPANLAVTVHADYDYAKVKVESEEGEEYWIIAKALVERVLGEVGVKGEIVEEFKGEELEGLRYVHVLMDEYPAQKEFREKYEWAHRVILGEHVTLGDGTGLVHTAPGHGEEDYEVGRAYGLPVYSPVDDEGRYTEGHWKGTYVKDADPEIIEHLKTKGYLVKAGTIEHKYPHCWRCKTPLIFRATDQWFLKVSKVKDLIIKENDEKVTWYPDWVKVRYDNGVLNSGDWVISRQRYWGIPLPIWQAEDGEIHVVGSFKELVELSVAIEVNGERIELPESYEEKLRVIEEKLGPEDLHRPYVDAFIIKVNGKEMKRVKDVVDVWFDSGIASWASLDYPRTEENFRKLWPADFIVEGEDQVTKWFYSQQAASVIAFDTVPYRHVAMHGYVLDEKGDKMSKSLGNIIRPEEVVQKEGRDPFRFYMLWATNPWENLRFSWKGLAQVKRMLNILWNVYVLSATYMSLDNFDPTKLKPEELPFREEDRWILSRVNSLIGEVTEGIETFRLTRATRAIYHFVVEDLSRWYVRLIRKRMWVEGDDPDKLAAYYTVWKVFDVLLRLMAPFTPYIAEEIYQNMLRPFVGVESVHMLDWPEVDEKARDEELEREMEYVRRIVEAGSSARQRAKIKLRYPVRRIIVETEDETVKKAVERLNRILRDQLNAKEVVVGKVERELVIKPNFAKVGPEFKGDAKLVIAWINENGKELYERGEMDVEIEGKTFHLTREHLTIEEKLPDFFVSEEFEGGRVFVDKTLTRELLAEGLAREFVRRIQEMRKRLDLDVNDRIVVTIETTDENRELLKENLDYVEKETRATEVIFGEVKGYVVEWPEVQAKIGIEKVEG
- a CDS encoding DMT family transporter, producing MNRSELVLLGITAIWGFTFPAMKVSLDYLPPILFLAYRFGTASLLMLVLFRSKVLRRETFREGFILGLTLFFGHGFQIVGLKYTTASNSAFITSLYVVFTPFIAYFILRDRLKLRDIASLAIALTGLYLISGASLDFNYGDLLTVLCALSFAFQIVLVQKFGEKDYLSLAFWQITWNFVFSLTFALLFEPFTFPRDPLPWAGVLYTSLFATVIAFTLQVKHQRNTKAHKAALIYSAEPIFGHIAAFITIGEVLSVKGYLGAALIMAGIWNEIRKDERG
- a CDS encoding 4Fe-4S dicluster domain-containing protein yields the protein MGDEVVEKMWILITLDKCSGCRLCEVACSLEHEGIIWPEASRIRIYELLPGVNVPHTCVQCPDYPCVKACNFDALSVDEKTGAVLVNEEKCTECGACVLACPGNVPRIPVGKGSVVICDLCGGSPKCVEVCHEAGHDALVLVKGQYRSVYRTFAKDPVEKSTELARKMYGEEFLG
- a CDS encoding aldehyde ferredoxin oxidoreductase family protein, which produces MKGYAGKLLDVDLSTGNVKTVELDEEMLRFYGGRGLGTYILWKEFGEKWEGVDPLGEENLLLILTGPLTGYYPGIKTAVVAKSPESNGIVGSVLSSEVGIELKASGYDGIIIRGRAKEPVYLFINDDEVEIRDASKYWGMGGVELHKTLLKEVHDELRKKAKLRGVPKEPAMMYIGRGGERKVRFAAIMSKLMHAAGYGGFGAVMGSKNLKAVLVKGNKALPEVHDREKFKSLLREFQRELLTLTTFRQWGTGAGGYSVGKDRSSQPVRNWQEEYHDDERISVVNFELKAWIKKYWADYGCPVNCMKISYLRYGEYKGSITDAPDYELMAYVGTNLGIFEPEKVVYLSYLVDELGLDGINAGNVLGFAAELYQRGILTEEDIGFKLEWGDEKAFAKLLELIVERKGIGEILAEGTYRAARRISEMKGVDAMRYAVHVKGIGVGAHGIRSDLDYTRDISYAVSVQGGDHTATAGLPARSYEGELVNAFYDSAVICMFTTRPGFERILEFGNAVTGFELTPEKWFNETGLRIIHLQRILLLLGGPDVHWDPRKDDDNPPRFYEPLPTGPVKGRAPSREEISEKVRQYYEQVGYDEHGIPKEEVLEELGLGEAKREVKRIRERLGL
- a CDS encoding MoaD/ThiS family protein: MRVTLILYGEHALKHGSQRELEVEEGKRVGELLRELGIGTDEHHILVNEKRVEESHPLREGDRIKVLPVVYGGSLPGPVDAGHVHSQEHLDVA
- a CDS encoding glycoside hydrolase, producing the protein MEMKYAHHFHAYQPGDIVYVKDGDGSGPIEYEERKSPVAIKIRGEEVKGENWTRAMIYSYEHIADTLSRMKGVSIDIEPFTFLMLLRYRRNAFDDAVELLRRFDAVPTTPFHPIVPHLDEFEERILARVSFDFYAPLIENKPVIGYWLPEAVITRRTAQIIESQTDRKLVFLLDERQLLYDFPQAKHSCNRYGNSFVFGREWHISDAFAFNTLDVPGLISATLSYRDDHKENLGVPYLIFTASDLESLLGNPAQLDRFTAWMEGLERNGVERVSAMEFVRKKLSGESNRLDGECSFEMGVKDYSAWSDYFDLSTDGKTSDSRWLGYRRADGKVFAREVNGRKISQLWKVAFTRLFEELNRTVRLGVLKGLEELEANPEEFLVRYARVFFRDYYDYFGMETSLDYVLEPANGEGNALRLGRIYYLMLLANHSCPRFWENLDTRVAFGNVSVMAKALVELMEYFDGSELQSLFVEAYLKLLNFESLYHLWNLSAMPSLEGWETGEEAWLDALKHEVPNSGYNVVTRAALYVGKRDLRGELGNLIGHYNLDWAVADTGHIPGEVHGEWENREWCEHRG